One genomic window of Hymenobacter sp. J193 includes the following:
- a CDS encoding LamG-like jellyroll fold domain-containing protein — protein sequence MLPWALPTKVVVSSGLCGFWGSGLNSVILQITLSIYGCMSRRFLSSASKYYTFLAKAIVVLGILLETCSLTIAQSVPGPGNTVSFNGYTTSVECGSVNRGIIQRVTVEAWIRTTSSGYQWIIGKYSNSLLEEKGYHLITQNGTASFNGRADVGTYMSSGASTTRIDDGRWHHLAGVCNVDIWQIYVDGALENSRVYNYTQADLTTTSTLAIGKYYVQSENFFSGEIDEIRLWRTALLAEQIQANMCRRFSTVPADLVGYYTFDQTAGTTVVDRGNVPVNGTLQNFGSAPWKLSGAPIGDLSTSVYGSNLSQGKLKLKAANGDSAIVSGITQTDGIQLYAINQAPTLKPAGNVTATYFGVFSRGSTGTYQFRLHPAAGASSCTQIYSRSTNTDSWTAANATLSSQSLVLTAQKYRSEYIQVSSAGNGGQVNISGDELLCTGGSVKLSASLAGATAYRWNTGATTAAITVTQAGTYSVTATLAGGCTVTGTHTVVNPTIAVEADNLLCAGSSGTPLRATATPAGATFKWNTGATTATIIATKAGTYAVTATFANGCAISATRTVASPTLQLTGPALLCPGSSVQLQAQATPATATYKWNTGATTATLSATQAGTYTVVATFPNGCQLTSSTTLTTPTVQLSGESRLCANGSVTLQAAATPAAGATFLWSTGATTAAVQVTQAGTYSVSTRFPNGCTITRQQTVVRPALKLSADTLLCPNGSLRLDIQSITAGASGVKWSTGATTQAIDITKPGTYTAVATYPGGCRVEARRTVIQPRLTLSADTLLCAGAPIRLTATASLPGATYRWSTGATTASIAPTQAGLYSVTISYPGGCTLLAQRTVVQPAVAISGAAQVCQGGSVPLQATAGVGVTYRWNTGATTAAISANKPGVYTVTATYPGGCTVSTEHTVQLFRPEIQIAGDSLLCPGSSVALTAQSAGATAYRWSTGTTKAELSVAAAGTYTVTATYPSGCTASRRVTVRSGIAVPRFSLGADTTICEGTPLTLRAVAGGSYTYRWQDGSSTSTLVAQQPGLYTAQVSNACNTQTASRNVQMELCVPNIITPNGDRINDTFRLLAAATGNWSVVIFNRWGKQVYSAARYANDWGLNAAPGAYYFVLQRTDNPTTYKGWLEVVR from the coding sequence ATGCTACCCTGGGCACTCCCGACGAAGGTCGTAGTCAGCAGCGGGCTTTGCGGATTTTGGGGGAGTGGCTTAAATAGCGTTATTTTGCAAATTACCCTATCTATATACGGCTGTATGTCAAGGCGTTTTCTTTCTTCAGCATCGAAGTATTACACCTTTTTAGCTAAAGCTATAGTAGTGCTTGGCATACTACTGGAGACATGCTCATTAACGATTGCGCAGTCCGTTCCTGGACCTGGCAACACTGTCTCTTTTAACGGATATACTACTAGTGTTGAATGCGGTAGCGTAAACCGAGGAATTATACAACGAGTTACCGTTGAAGCTTGGATTCGAACAACCAGTAGCGGTTACCAATGGATAATAGGCAAATACTCCAATTCTTTGCTTGAAGAAAAAGGCTATCATTTGATTACCCAGAATGGCACAGCATCCTTCAATGGCCGCGCCGACGTAGGCACGTATATGTCCTCCGGAGCCTCTACTACCCGTATTGACGATGGTCGTTGGCACCATCTGGCAGGTGTATGTAACGTAGATATCTGGCAGATTTACGTGGATGGCGCATTAGAAAATAGTCGTGTGTACAACTACACGCAAGCTGATTTGACAACGACCTCAACGCTGGCTATTGGCAAGTACTATGTACAATCGGAAAACTTCTTTTCCGGTGAAATCGACGAAATCAGGCTGTGGCGCACGGCCCTTTTGGCAGAGCAGATTCAGGCCAATATGTGCCGCCGGTTTAGCACTGTGCCGGCCGATCTAGTAGGCTACTATACCTTCGACCAAACAGCGGGCACCACGGTAGTTGACCGGGGGAACGTCCCGGTAAACGGCACATTGCAGAACTTCGGCAGCGCCCCCTGGAAGCTTTCCGGTGCCCCTATCGGCGACCTGTCGACGTCGGTGTACGGCAGTAACCTCAGCCAGGGCAAGCTTAAGCTGAAAGCAGCCAACGGCGACTCAGCTATTGTTTCCGGAATTACTCAAACCGATGGCATCCAGCTATATGCCATCAACCAGGCACCGACGCTAAAGCCGGCAGGCAACGTTACGGCCACGTATTTCGGTGTCTTCAGTCGGGGCAGCACGGGCACCTATCAATTTCGGCTCCATCCTGCCGCGGGGGCCAGTAGTTGCACGCAGATATATAGCCGCTCAACCAACACCGACAGCTGGACTGCCGCCAATGCGACCCTCTCCAGCCAAAGCCTGGTGCTAACGGCCCAGAAATACCGGAGCGAGTATATTCAGGTTTCCTCCGCGGGAAACGGAGGCCAGGTAAACATCAGCGGTGATGAATTGCTTTGTACGGGTGGTTCCGTGAAGCTGAGCGCCTCTCTGGCTGGGGCAACAGCCTACCGCTGGAACACGGGCGCTACCACGGCAGCTATAACCGTTACCCAGGCTGGCACTTATAGTGTAACTGCTACACTGGCAGGCGGCTGCACCGTTACGGGCACCCACACTGTGGTAAACCCTACTATTGCTGTAGAGGCCGACAATCTGTTGTGTGCTGGCAGTAGTGGCACCCCGTTGCGCGCTACCGCAACCCCGGCAGGGGCTACTTTCAAATGGAATACCGGCGCTACTACAGCCACCATCATTGCCACCAAGGCAGGTACATATGCCGTGACGGCAACTTTTGCTAATGGCTGCGCTATCAGCGCCACCCGCACGGTGGCAAGCCCTACGCTGCAGCTGACGGGCCCGGCTCTGCTATGCCCTGGTAGCAGCGTACAGCTACAGGCCCAGGCCACCCCGGCTACCGCCACGTATAAATGGAATACCGGCGCTACTACCGCTACGCTGTCGGCCACGCAGGCGGGCACCTATACGGTAGTAGCCACTTTTCCCAACGGCTGCCAGCTTACGTCCTCTACCACGCTGACGACGCCTACCGTACAGCTCAGCGGTGAGTCGCGGCTTTGCGCTAATGGCTCCGTGACGCTGCAGGCCGCCGCTACGCCTGCTGCCGGGGCTACATTTCTTTGGAGTACCGGCGCCACTACGGCGGCTGTTCAGGTAACGCAGGCGGGCACTTACAGCGTCAGCACCCGATTTCCTAACGGCTGCACCATCACTCGTCAACAGACCGTCGTACGTCCTGCCCTGAAACTTAGCGCCGACACGCTGCTCTGTCCTAACGGCAGTCTGAGACTAGATATTCAATCTATTACGGCGGGTGCATCCGGGGTAAAGTGGAGCACCGGGGCCACCACTCAGGCCATTGACATTACCAAGCCCGGCACGTACACCGCCGTGGCTACGTATCCCGGCGGCTGCCGGGTAGAAGCTCGCCGCACGGTAATACAGCCGCGCCTCACGCTTTCGGCGGATACCCTACTCTGCGCCGGGGCTCCTATCCGGCTCACGGCTACTGCCAGCCTGCCCGGAGCTACGTACCGCTGGAGCACGGGGGCTACCACCGCCAGCATTGCGCCTACCCAGGCCGGTTTGTATAGCGTAACGATTTCGTACCCCGGAGGCTGCACGCTGCTGGCCCAGCGTACCGTAGTGCAACCGGCAGTAGCTATCAGTGGAGCGGCTCAAGTTTGCCAGGGAGGCTCAGTGCCCCTGCAGGCTACGGCGGGCGTGGGCGTAACCTACCGCTGGAATACGGGCGCTACCACCGCCGCAATTTCGGCGAACAAACCCGGCGTATATACCGTGACGGCTACGTACCCGGGCGGCTGCACGGTATCAACCGAACATACTGTGCAGCTTTTCCGGCCCGAAATACAAATTGCGGGCGACTCTCTGCTTTGCCCGGGCAGTTCGGTGGCGCTGACAGCCCAGAGCGCCGGGGCTACGGCCTACCGCTGGAGCACGGGTACAACCAAAGCGGAGCTGTCGGTAGCAGCAGCCGGCACGTACACGGTGACGGCTACGTACCCCTCGGGCTGTACTGCCAGCCGGCGCGTAACGGTTCGAAGCGGAATTGCGGTTCCTCGTTTCAGCTTGGGAGCCGATACCACCATCTGCGAAGGCACCCCACTTACTCTGCGTGCAGTAGCTGGGGGTAGCTACACTTACCGCTGGCAAGACGGCTCCAGCACCTCAACGCTGGTCGCGCAGCAGCCGGGACTCTATACCGCTCAGGTCAGCAATGCCTGCAACACGCAAACGGCCAGCCGCAATGTGCAGATGGAACTGTGTGTACCCAACATCATTACGCCGAACGGGGACCGAATCAACGACACGTTCCGACTGTTGGCGGCGGCAACCGGCAATTGGTCGGTGGTTATCTTCAACCGCTGGGGCAAACAGGTATATTCTGCGGCGCGCTATGCCAATGATTGGGGGCTAAACGCGGCCCCGGGCGCGTATTATTTCGTGCTTCAGCGCACCGACAACCCTACCACATACAAGGGCTGGCTGGAAGTAGTACGGTAA
- the pseI gene encoding pseudaminic acid synthase, whose amino-acid sequence MTISFGSRLVGPDQPPFIIAELSGNHNQDLQRGLAIVDAVAAAGAHAIKLQTYTADTMTLPGAYRIDDPASLWFGRELHELYQEAQTPWEWHKPLFDRAKAHGMVAFSSPFDETAVDFLESLEVPAYKIASFENTDWPLLRRVAATGKPVIMSTGASQLAEVAEAVQVLREAGCRELVLLKCTSTYPATPQNTNLRTLPHFQQLFPDTLVGLSDHTMGVGAAVAAVALGACVIEKHVTLRRADGGVDSAFSLEPEEVAQLVTETERAWQALGQVQYGVQRAEEKSRLYKRSLYVAQDVQAGEVFTKENLRVVRPGDGLPPRYLDQLLGKPARQNLRAGTPLTWEAL is encoded by the coding sequence ATGACGATTTCCTTTGGCTCCCGCCTCGTGGGCCCCGATCAGCCGCCCTTCATCATTGCCGAGCTTAGCGGCAACCACAACCAGGATTTGCAGCGCGGCCTGGCCATTGTGGATGCCGTGGCCGCTGCCGGGGCCCACGCCATCAAGCTCCAGACCTACACCGCCGATACCATGACGCTGCCCGGCGCCTACCGCATCGACGACCCTGCGTCCCTCTGGTTTGGGCGCGAGCTGCACGAGCTGTACCAGGAGGCGCAAACGCCCTGGGAGTGGCACAAGCCTTTGTTCGACCGCGCCAAAGCGCACGGTATGGTAGCCTTCAGCTCGCCCTTCGATGAAACTGCCGTCGACTTCCTGGAAAGCCTGGAGGTGCCGGCCTACAAAATTGCCTCCTTCGAAAATACCGACTGGCCGCTGCTGCGCCGCGTAGCCGCCACCGGCAAGCCCGTAATTATGAGCACCGGGGCCAGCCAGCTGGCCGAAGTGGCCGAGGCCGTGCAGGTACTCCGGGAAGCGGGTTGCCGCGAACTGGTGCTGCTGAAGTGTACCAGCACCTACCCGGCCACGCCCCAGAACACCAACCTGCGCACCCTGCCCCACTTTCAGCAGCTGTTTCCCGATACCCTGGTGGGCCTCTCCGACCATACCATGGGTGTGGGCGCGGCGGTGGCCGCAGTGGCCCTGGGCGCCTGCGTGATAGAAAAGCACGTGACCCTGCGCCGCGCCGACGGCGGGGTAGATTCGGCCTTCTCCCTGGAACCCGAGGAAGTAGCGCAGCTGGTGACGGAAACCGAGCGGGCCTGGCAGGCCCTGGGCCAAGTGCAGTACGGGGTGCAGCGGGCCGAGGAAAAAAGCCGCTTGTACAAGCGCAGCCTGTACGTGGCCCAGGACGTGCAAGCCGGGGAAGTATTCACCAAAGAAAACCTGCGGGTAGTGCGTCCCGGCGACGGACTGCCCCCGCGCTACCTCGACCAGCTGCTGGGTAAGCCTGCCCGTCAGAACCTACGCGCCGGCACGCCGCTTACCTGGGAGGCGCTGTAA
- a CDS encoding DUF4328 domain-containing protein, whose translation MLRDNSKRARQTIVMFWAIILVLVLALLHDMLTLLFSGTANALISDFLAISLLFVGVAQVLTVILGTVYFLQWFRRAYLNLRLAGQYTELTDGWAVGAWFVPFLNLVRPYSIMKEVWHGTLEMAGRSRPHTVVGWWWVLYLLYTILTRTSQRYALRASTPSDEENALIFDIIACVFAIISAVLTIQVVQSVSDAEQEAAARLQVDTLGGPVPEPDDLLLGEQESYA comes from the coding sequence ATGCTCCGCGACAATTCCAAGCGTGCCCGCCAGACTATCGTTATGTTTTGGGCCATCATTCTGGTCCTCGTGCTTGCTCTTCTACACGACATGCTGACGCTGCTGTTTTCTGGGACAGCCAATGCCTTAATCTCAGATTTCTTAGCTATTTCCCTGCTTTTCGTAGGGGTAGCACAAGTACTGACTGTGATTCTGGGCACTGTTTATTTCCTGCAGTGGTTTCGCCGGGCTTACCTCAACTTGCGCTTGGCAGGGCAATACACGGAGCTTACGGATGGGTGGGCCGTGGGGGCCTGGTTTGTTCCCTTCTTAAATCTGGTGCGACCTTATTCAATTATGAAAGAGGTCTGGCACGGTACCCTGGAAATGGCTGGCCGTTCGCGCCCGCACACGGTGGTCGGTTGGTGGTGGGTTCTATACCTGCTATACACCATCCTAACCCGGACTTCTCAACGATACGCACTACGAGCCAGTACGCCTTCGGATGAAGAAAACGCCTTGATTTTTGACATAATTGCCTGCGTTTTTGCCATCATCTCGGCCGTATTAACTATTCAGGTCGTTCAGTCTGTTTCCGATGCCGAGCAGGAAGCAGCCGCTCGACTTCAGGTCGATACCCTGGGTGGCCCCGTCCCGGAACCCGATGATTTGCTGCTGGGCGAACAGGAAAGCTACGCGTAG
- the pseG gene encoding UDP-2,4-diacetamido-2,4,6-trideoxy-beta-L-altropyranose hydrolase, translating to MTSAKAGSPRLVFRADGNSRIGLGHVMRLLALAEILQPNFPEQLFLIREPEAVLGQQLREAGLVVHILPYQPLAEEAAYLARQVLHTTDVLVLDGYDFRYEYQNTVRGAVGRLVYLDDLHAYPLAADLVLNPAGGLSTSHYQLRQPGANLLSGPAYAPLRAAFRTPPALPVPPDPATVLVCLGGADPTHQTQRVAAELLALPAVQRVHVVVGSAYLGWESLQAWAPEHPRLTLHRNLPAPELAEVMRQCGAAVCSASTVSYEYCAAAGGLLFLLPTADNQYDIDQYLRGVGLARPFTSSANILTSPEAARLAAAMQAAQRLRFDGQAPRRLRQEFRALLLPPPPFHLRPVVPTDSDQLLTWTNEPSVRQFSFNPTPVSRTDHEQWLAARLHDPNSLLLLAQDAASGLPAGLIRFAVEDEEATLSYLLDASFRGRGLAPLLLLAGVRRLTEHFPAVQRVLGHVQPANVASVKAFERAGFLAQKVPILAGATDEAITFERVTST from the coding sequence ATGACCTCTGCCAAAGCCGGTTCTCCCCGCCTCGTATTCCGGGCCGATGGCAACTCCCGCATCGGGCTGGGCCACGTGATGCGGCTGCTGGCCCTGGCCGAAATACTGCAACCGAATTTCCCGGAGCAGCTTTTCCTGATTCGGGAGCCGGAAGCCGTGCTTGGGCAGCAGCTTCGAGAGGCCGGCTTGGTGGTGCATATTCTACCTTATCAGCCCCTGGCGGAAGAAGCGGCCTACCTCGCGCGCCAAGTACTGCATACCACAGATGTGCTGGTGCTGGATGGCTACGACTTCCGCTACGAGTATCAGAACACCGTGCGCGGGGCCGTGGGCCGGCTGGTGTACCTGGACGACCTGCACGCCTACCCGCTGGCCGCCGATCTGGTACTGAACCCGGCCGGGGGCCTCTCCACCAGCCATTACCAACTGCGCCAGCCTGGTGCCAACCTGTTGAGCGGTCCGGCCTACGCGCCCCTGCGCGCCGCCTTCCGCACCCCGCCCGCTTTACCTGTTCCTCCTGATCCAGCAACCGTACTGGTATGCCTGGGCGGGGCCGACCCTACCCACCAAACCCAGCGCGTGGCGGCTGAGCTGCTGGCATTGCCGGCCGTGCAGCGCGTACACGTGGTGGTGGGCAGCGCCTACCTGGGCTGGGAAAGCCTGCAGGCCTGGGCGCCGGAACACCCGCGCCTGACGCTGCACCGCAACCTGCCGGCGCCGGAGCTGGCCGAGGTTATGCGCCAGTGCGGCGCGGCGGTTTGTTCAGCCAGCACCGTCAGCTACGAGTACTGCGCGGCGGCGGGCGGCTTGCTTTTCCTGCTTCCCACCGCCGACAATCAGTACGACATCGACCAGTATCTGCGCGGGGTGGGGCTGGCCCGGCCGTTTACCTCGTCGGCCAACATCCTTACTTCGCCCGAGGCCGCACGTCTGGCCGCTGCTATGCAGGCGGCCCAGCGGCTGCGGTTCGACGGGCAGGCCCCACGGCGGCTGCGGCAGGAATTTCGCGCCCTGCTACTCCCTCCGCCCCCGTTTCATCTGCGGCCCGTCGTGCCCACCGACTCCGACCAGCTTCTGACCTGGACGAACGAGCCTTCGGTACGGCAGTTTTCCTTTAACCCTACTCCCGTTTCCCGCACCGACCATGAGCAGTGGCTGGCCGCCCGACTCCACGACCCCAACTCCCTGCTGCTGCTGGCTCAGGATGCGGCCAGTGGCCTTCCTGCCGGCCTTATCCGGTTTGCAGTTGAAGACGAGGAGGCTACCTTAAGCTACCTGCTGGACGCCAGCTTCCGGGGGCGCGGGCTGGCGCCACTGCTGCTGCTGGCCGGAGTGCGCCGCCTGACGGAGCACTTCCCGGCCGTGCAGCGGGTGCTGGGCCACGTGCAGCCCGCCAATGTTGCTTCCGTAAAAGCCTTTGAGCGGGCGGGTTTTTTAGCACAGAAGGTGCCTATACTAGCTGGGGCGACCGACGAAGCTATTACCTTTGAACGGGTTACGAGTACCTGA
- a CDS encoding cytidylyltransferase domain-containing protein — protein sequence MDDSINAPIEPRVGAVIQARMGSTRLPGKALLPLPLGGPLTLLDRVISRARCSGVAVVVVATSTLPADDAVASAARQAGAQVYRGSETDVLARFQEAAALHQLDTIVRLTADNPAIDPHYVRQALQQQHLNRADYTHTTGLPLGTNLEIISGRALALAHAQARQPDEREHVTPYLRRHPELFQLQELDLATQHPGWASFRLTVDYPSDYALLHTLYTTLPTDFGLAEVAALYEQYPWLPLINADNQQVRVA from the coding sequence ATGGACGATTCGATAAACGCCCCGATTGAGCCGCGCGTCGGCGCCGTCATTCAGGCTCGGATGGGCTCCACCCGCCTGCCTGGCAAAGCCCTGCTCCCGCTCCCGCTGGGCGGCCCGCTCACTTTACTTGACCGCGTGATAAGCCGGGCCCGGTGCAGCGGGGTGGCGGTAGTCGTCGTAGCCACATCCACTTTGCCTGCCGATGACGCCGTGGCGTCGGCTGCCCGTCAGGCGGGCGCGCAGGTGTACCGGGGCAGCGAAACTGACGTGCTGGCCCGCTTTCAGGAAGCTGCGGCCCTTCATCAGCTCGATACTATCGTGCGGCTAACCGCCGACAACCCCGCCATCGACCCGCACTACGTGCGGCAAGCCTTACAGCAGCAGCACCTCAACCGGGCCGACTACACCCACACCACCGGCCTGCCGCTGGGCACCAACCTCGAAATCATCAGCGGCCGGGCCCTGGCCCTGGCCCACGCGCAGGCGCGGCAGCCCGACGAGCGGGAGCACGTGACGCCCTACCTGCGGCGCCACCCGGAGCTGTTTCAACTGCAGGAACTGGACTTGGCCACGCAGCATCCTGGTTGGGCCAGCTTCCGCCTCACCGTCGACTACCCGAGCGACTACGCTTTGCTGCACACGCTATATACGACGCTGCCTACGGATTTTGGGCTGGCCGAAGTAGCCGCGCTGTACGAGCAATACCCGTGGCTGCCGCTCATCAATGCCGACAACCAACAGGTACGCGTAGCATGA
- a CDS encoding SDR family oxidoreductase, translating to MAPLDPASLFSLRHQVVLITGGYGHLGQAVVLGLLAYGATVVVLGRQEELFEAAFRDEDTGRLHFRECDVADSVSVRAAFVACHAQFGAIDVLINNAFYTRGSQPDQLTDEEFAFGLDGSVGSAYRCLREVLPHLRAQGRGKIINVASMYGVVAPDFAAYHVTPQFTNPPHYGAAKAGVIQLTKYFASYLGPENIQVNCVTPGAFPGSAAQAHPGFIRELEQRIPLGRIGQPEDLAGAFVFLSSRAANFVTGHNLVVDGGWTIR from the coding sequence ATGGCCCCGCTAGATCCGGCTTCTCTTTTTTCGTTGCGGCACCAGGTGGTGCTTATCACGGGGGGCTACGGCCACCTGGGCCAAGCCGTGGTGCTGGGGCTGCTGGCGTACGGGGCTACCGTGGTAGTACTGGGCCGCCAGGAAGAGTTGTTCGAGGCTGCTTTTCGGGACGAAGACACCGGCAGGCTACATTTCCGGGAGTGCGACGTGGCCGATTCGGTTTCCGTGCGGGCGGCATTTGTGGCCTGCCACGCGCAGTTCGGGGCCATTGACGTGCTCATTAACAACGCCTTTTACACCCGCGGCAGCCAGCCCGACCAACTCACCGATGAGGAGTTTGCCTTCGGACTGGATGGCTCTGTGGGCTCGGCCTACCGCTGCCTGCGCGAGGTGCTGCCGCATCTGCGGGCCCAGGGCCGCGGCAAAATCATCAACGTGGCTTCCATGTATGGGGTAGTAGCGCCGGATTTTGCGGCTTATCACGTTACGCCGCAGTTTACCAACCCGCCGCACTACGGCGCGGCCAAAGCGGGCGTCATTCAGCTCACCAAGTATTTTGCGTCTTATCTGGGGCCCGAAAATATTCAGGTCAACTGCGTAACGCCCGGCGCCTTCCCGGGCAGCGCGGCCCAGGCCCACCCCGGGTTCATCCGGGAATTGGAGCAGCGCATTCCGCTGGGGCGCATTGGGCAGCCCGAAGATCTGGCCGGCGCGTTCGTGTTTCTGAGTTCCCGGGCCGCCAATTTTGTAACGGGCCATAACTTGGTAGTGGACGGCGGATGGACGATTCGATAA
- a CDS encoding aldo/keto reductase: protein MQDFAQRLALGTAQLGLAYGINNTAGQPSLAQAAALLKAAQEIGITLLDTAAAYGDSESRLGQLLPALTLPGFQLVTKVAAGSSSEVTSQLRASLQRLGQQRVYGVLFHDFAGQQQWPEAWGALQATQQAGQTERIGVSLYHPWQAEWLLEKRLPVSLVQLPLNVLDQRFVPLLPVLEAAGIEVHARSAFLQGLLLRNSEQLPAFFAPLRDKLQRLHQLATDQQLPLEALLLLFAASFPQISRLVVGVDSVENLRENVRAGQYLTQFNQVRSALATFAEPDDTFILPYAWPR, encoded by the coding sequence ATGCAGGACTTCGCGCAACGACTGGCGCTGGGCACAGCCCAGCTGGGGCTGGCTTACGGCATCAACAACACTGCCGGCCAGCCCAGTCTGGCTCAGGCTGCGGCCTTGCTAAAGGCGGCTCAGGAAATCGGTATTACATTGCTGGACACGGCCGCAGCCTACGGCGACAGTGAAAGCCGGCTGGGCCAGTTGCTGCCGGCCCTCACACTGCCCGGCTTTCAGCTAGTAACCAAAGTTGCCGCCGGCTCCAGTTCAGAAGTCACCAGCCAGTTGCGCGCTTCCCTGCAGCGGCTGGGGCAGCAGCGCGTGTACGGGGTGTTGTTTCATGATTTTGCGGGGCAGCAGCAGTGGCCCGAGGCCTGGGGGGCGTTGCAGGCTACGCAACAGGCGGGCCAGACGGAGCGCATCGGCGTTTCGCTCTACCACCCCTGGCAAGCCGAGTGGCTGCTGGAAAAACGGCTACCGGTGAGCCTGGTCCAGCTGCCCTTAAATGTACTGGATCAGCGCTTCGTGCCGCTGCTGCCAGTGCTGGAGGCCGCTGGCATAGAAGTGCATGCGCGGTCGGCTTTTCTGCAGGGGCTGCTATTGCGTAACTCAGAGCAGCTGCCGGCATTCTTTGCCCCATTGCGCGACAAGCTGCAAAGGCTGCACCAACTAGCTACGGACCAGCAGCTGCCGCTGGAAGCCTTGTTGCTGCTTTTTGCCGCGTCTTTTCCACAGATAAGCCGCTTGGTCGTTGGGGTGGATTCTGTGGAAAATCTGCGCGAAAACGTGCGGGCGGGGCAATACCTAACGCAGTTCAACCAGGTTCGGTCGGCGCTGGCTACTTTCGCGGAACCCGACGACACGTTCATTCTTCCCTACGCATGGCCCCGCTAG